The following are from one region of the Melospiza melodia melodia isolate bMelMel2 chromosome 14, bMelMel2.pri, whole genome shotgun sequence genome:
- the LOC134424986 gene encoding protocadherin alpha-6-like — translation MVERCCLAVVRVLVLQAAWALSGGQVRYSVPEEAKAGTVVGRLAQDLGLEAGEAEARRLRLVAPGRRASVEVSGASGALLVSSRLDREELCGKSAPCALRLEVLLERPLRVFHVQLEVTDINDNAPVFPAARRNLSIAEFTTLPGSRFPLEGASDADIGANAELTYTLSPSEHFSLEVKSKDENKISVFLVLTKSLDRETVPVHRLVLTASDGGRPSLTGTMELLISVLDANDNAPQFNQSVYKVQVPENTTPGTVFFQLTATDNDEGINQEIYYSFSNAVSAKIQDLFKIDEKTGEIRTAGELDFEESQSYDLEIEARDKGTPPLSGHCSVEVKVLDKNDNAPEVWVTSLSVPVPEDASLGTVVALLSVSDRDSGENGRVRCWVWPASPFGLEATFAGSYSLVLREALDRERVSEYEVEVRAEDGGAPALRASRGLRVPVSDVNDNAPSFAQAVYTVLARENNAAGAELARLWARDPDEAANGRVSYSVWDGGVGVGVGGGAAGSSSSGVGWRPASSYVSVDAESGRLWALQPLDYEELQVLQFEVRAVDAGEPPLSGNATVQLFVLDENDNAPALLPAAGSAAEAGGAAAAEAAVALAGAGSESGTLWAWAAWGAPAGQVVAKIRAVDADSGYNAWLRYELWEPRGKGPFRVGLYSGEVSTARALDEADGPRQRLLIVVRDHGEPARSATATLSVSLLEAAEAALAAGSSSSSSSLSAVSRSAAGVELGAGAASAATNVWLVVAICAVSSLFLLAVVLYGASRWAPRAAVLSGPGPTTLVCASEVGSWSYSQRHSRSLCVADGAAKSDLMVFSPNFPPPPPAPAAKDTQPEPSALLDTVSATAFIPLSDDFYQP, via the coding sequence ATGGTGGAGCGTTGTTGTTTGGCGGTGGTgcgggtgctggtgctgcaggcggcCTGGGCGCTGTCGGGCGGGCAGGTGCGCTACTCGGTGCCGGAGGAAGCCAAGGCCGGCACGGTGGTGGGCCGTCTGGCGCAGGACCTGGGCCTGGAGGCGGGCGAGGCGGAGGCGCGGCGGCTGCGGCTGGTGGCGCCGGGCCGGCGGGCGAGCGTGGAGGTGAGCGGGGCGAGCGGCGCGCTGCTGGTGAGCTCGCGGCTGGACCGGGAGGAGCTGTGCGGCAAGAGCGCGCCGTGCGCGCTgcgcctggaggtgctgctggagcgGCCGCTGCGCGTCTTCCATGTGCAGCTGGAGGTCACCGACATCAACGACAATGCCCCCGTCTTCCCCGCCGCTCGCAGAAACCTCAGCATCGCGGAATTCACCACTCTGCCCGGGTCTCGTTTCCCGCTGGAGGGCGCGTCGGATGCGGATATCGGAGCGAACGCGGAGCTAACCTACACACTCAGCCCAAGCGAGCATTTTAGCTTGGAAGTGAAATCCAAAGACGAAAATAAAATCTCCGTATTCCTCGTATTAACGAAATCTCTGGACCGCGAGACGGTTCCCGTGCACCGGTTGGTGCTGACAGCGAGTGACGGGGGGCGGCCGTCTCTGACGGGGACAATGGAGCTGCTGATCTCGGTACTCGATGCAAATGACAATGCGCCCCAGTTCAACCAGTCCGTGTATAAAGTGCAGGTACCGGAAAATACGACCCCTGGAACTGTTTTTTTCCAGCTAACAGCGACAGACAATGATGAGGGAATTAATCAAGAAATATATTATTCTTTTAGTAACGCGGTTTCTGCCAAAATTCAGGACCTTTTTAAAATCGACGAAAAGACTGGGGAAATACGGACTGCCGGTGAACTGGATTTCGAGGAAAGTCAGTCATATGACCTTGAGATCGAAGCGAGAGATAAAGGGACGCCCCCGCTATCGGGTCACTGCAGCGTGGAAGTGAAGGTTTTAGACaagaacgacaacgcgccggaGGTGTGGGTAACGTCGCTGTCGGTGCCGGTGCCCGAGGACGCGTCGTTGGGGACGGTGGTGGCCCTGCTGAGCGTGTCGGACCGGGACTCGGGCGAGAACGGTCGCGTGCggtgctgggtgtggccggcgtcGCCGTTCGGTCTGGAGGCGACGTTCGCGGGCTCGTACTCGCTGGTGCTGCGCGAGGCGCTGGACCGGGAGCGGGTGTCGGAGTACGAGGTGGAGGTGCGTGCGGAGGACGGCGGGGCGCCGGCGCTGCGCGCCAGCCGCGGGCTGCGGGTGCCGGTGTCggacgtgaacgacaacgcgccctCGTTCGCGCAGGCCGTGTACACGGTGCTGGCGCGGGAGAACAACGCGGCGGGCGCGGAGCTGGCGCGGCTGTGGGCGCGGGACCCGGACGAGGCGGCCAACGGGCGCGTCAGCTACTCGGTGTGGGACGGCGGCGTGGGCGTGGGCGTgggcggcggcgccgcggggTCGTCGTCGTCGGGAGTTGGGTGGCGTCCGGCGTCGAGCTACGTGTCGGTGGACGCGGAGAGCGGGCGTCTGTGGGCGCTGCAGCCCTTGGACTacgaggagctgcaggtgctgcagttcGAGGTGCGCGCGGTGGACGCGGGGGAGCCGCCGCTGAGCGGCAACGCCACGGTGCAGCTGTTCGTGCTGGAcgagaacgacaacgcgccggcgctgctgccggccgcgggctctgcagcggaggcgggcggcgcggcggcggcggaggcggcggtgGCGCTGGCGGGGGCGGGCTCGGAGTCGGGCACGCTGTGGGCGTGGGCGGCGTGGGGGGCGCCGGCGGGGCAGGTGGTGGCCAAGATCCGCGCCGTGGACGCCGACTCGGGCTACAACGCGTGGCTGCGCTACGAGCTGTGGGAGCCGCGGGGCAAGGGCCCGTTCCGCGTGGGGCTCTACAGCGGCGAGGTGAGCACGGCGCGGGCGCTGGACGAGGCGGACGGGCCTCGCCAGAGGCTGCTGATCGTCGTGCGCGACCACGGCGAGCCGGCGCGCTCGGCCACGGCCACGCTCAGCGTGTCGCTGCTCGAGGCCGCCGAGGCGGCGCTGGCCGCGGGAtcctcgtcgtcgtcgtcgtcgttgTCGGCGGTGTCGCGCTCGGCGGCGGGCGTGGAgctcggggccggggcggcgAGCGCGGCCACCAACGTGTGGCTGGTGGTGGCCATCTGCGCCGTGTCCAGCCTCTTCCTGCTGGCCGTGGTGCTGTacggggcgtcgcgctgggcgccGCGGGCGGCCGTGCTCTCGGGGCCCGGGCCCACCACGCTCGTGTGCGCCAGCGAAGTGGGCAGCTGGTCCTACTCGCAGCGCCACAGCCGCAGCCTGTGCGTGGCGGACGGCGCTGCCAAGAGCGACCTCATGGTTTTCAGTCCCAACTTCCCTCCGCCACCGCCCGCTCCTGCAGCCAAGGACACGCAGCCGGAGCCCTCCGCTCTCCTCGATACGGTCAGTGCCACTGCTTTCATTCCCCTGTCTGATGATTTTTATCAGCCCTAA